The DNA sequence TCTTATTCAACCATTAAACTATTGTGCAGTCCACCTTCATGTCTTTCATAGGCTATGGAGAATTTCTGTTTTGGCATGTGTCTCCATTGTCACCCCAGCACGTAACCCCCCaggtttttaacattttaatttaagatTTATTTCTAAGTACAAGTTCAgataagtgtgtgcgtgcgtgcgtgcgtgcgtgcgtgcgtgcgtgcgtgcgtgcgtgcgtgcgtgcgtgcgtgcatgtcaGAGTTTTTCACTGTATGATatattggaaaaagaaaaagccaaaggCGATTATACCTACTAGACACCCCAAACATATTGACAAAGCGGTGTTTCACCTTCACAAAACGTTTTAAACTGGGCATGTCATAATGTATGTTGTGCTTTATGTGCTTGTCCATTATATGGGTAAAATACATCAAGTATGTTTTTCACAGGTACAGCCACCTCAGTGAATTGGTGGAACATTTCTTCCCTGTGCTCTGCGCTGAAGGCAACTCGTCCTCTGGTTTTGACTATCCTGACTACAGCAGTTTCTCCTATTGGAAGGAGCCTCTGCCAGAACTGGACCTGGATGCACTTCTGTAGACACTCACCtacatcaaaacacacacacacacacacacacacacacacacacacacacacacacacacacacacacacacacacacacacacacacacacacacacacacacacacacacacacacacacacacacacacacacacacacacacacacacacacacacacacacacacacacacacacacacacacacacacacacacacagagtaaggCAGGCAGataagcacacacactctttctctgtTCCTCACTAAAGCATTTCAATGGATTGTTCCCAGCCTGCCTGAATATTGCCTTTGGTCGACCTGCCATCTGTGGAGCCCGTGTTATGAGCCACTGGAGGAACTGGAACATAAAGAGGCACCTGTTCCTTTTCACACTGCAGTCACATGCAGAGCCAAATGAAGTCATAATATTCATAGATTCTGCATTTGAACCATCATGCTTTAATCTTTAGATCAATAGCTTTTTACACAATGAACATGACCCAAATGGACAAATATGCCTTCAGACCATTTCAGTTTGGTGTTATTGTGTTGTTCCACAATTTTTGTCATTCCGTAATATAAATCTAAGCAGTGTATTGGTATCATAACTCCAATACTGTCACATTACCTCTCTTACCATGGACCAGAAATATATTTGTACAGATATAGACAAATTGAGCTGtattagaaatgttttattaatgccTAAATTGCTAAGCCAAAACGTTGTAACTCCCATTGCCTGCTTTCTGTGACTGACCTGGAAATGATCAGTGCACAGCTTATACCTAATCACCATGATgtgaccaaccaaccaatcagaccCGGGCGTATGCGCCTGCAACACAGACCTATTGTCCTTTGTTCAGTGGAGATAGTTTTTtaggttgtgtgtctgtgtattcaTGACAACAGAGAATGACTTTGTCTTTGAATGTCGTGCGGAGGAGTTTTTATAGCCGCATGTACCAAGCAACCAAATATGGTGTGAATTTATTCAAAATACTTTGGATTGTTTCAAGGTCAGATTGGTCCCTAATGAGTATGAGATACAGTAGCTGCCCACTGTTGGGTCTTTGTCGAGCACaagaatgtttttaaaatggcgTTACCCTCAGGAGTGAAAACCCTCAAGAATGATGACGGCTGAATCTAAGCTGAACGTGGACTGAGAGCTGTTTGTCAAGTAGAATCATTTAGTGGATCTGAGCTCAGGCCGATCATTGTTAAATTACACAAAGCACATTTCAAGTCTTCCTCTGAGGTACGGCCACCACCGACTTTAGACATGTCTGCACACCACGTGGGGGGAGGGACAGTGACTTTTACTCCAGATGAGTGATTTTGCCTGGCGCTGTGCCTTCAGTCCACCGTGACACTCTTCTATTTATCATGTCCGCCTATCTTGCATCATCCGACTGTGTGGAGATGTGTTTGGAGCCGAGGACTTTGCGCGTCTTTTAAAAACCTATGTACagaggtaaataaataaatgaatgttgtCTACTATCAATGTGAAATGAGTGATTTGTTCTGTCCAAAATGTGTCTTAATGGTGCATACATTGAATCTACTATGGCCTCAAAGTGGTCGTGCGTATTATAAAGCAACAAGTGGTTTATTCGCCTGTTGGAGAGCGACACATGGATGAAGTCAGGCTGAGACGCGGAGCCGAAGTGGCGCTCATGTCTGCGTCAGTGCGTTTTATTGACTCCCAATCGGAACAGGAAGAGTCGAAACCAGACAGTCCTGCTGCAACAGGTGAGTCTTCCCAGCTGCCTGATGTCTtgttcgggttttttttttatttctttcactgGATCGACGCTCTATATTGAGTCGTTTGGAAACAGTGACGCACGCACCTGCTACAATATGCGCCGGGCACGGAATGACGTCGACatgttttatgattattttataaaCCCTTTTTAGTCCATTCGGAATCAGAGCCACGTTAGTTTTGACAAATCAGATCCGCGCCCCGAGGCAGAGGCAGAAACCTGGATGATTTTGATGGAAAGACGTGAGAGATTCCTCTGGAAATCGAAAGTTAACCGACAAGTAAACAGACGCGCGATGTTCGTCGCTCCTCTCGCCGTCGTCGCCATTGGAGACGTCTCTCTTACACGGAACTTTCTCATTCAGATCGGACGTCACTTGATGCAGCCTCTAGTCTGCACACCTACATTTCCACAGATATTAGTTTGAATGCTCGTTCACGCGGACGCAGGTCCCGTATGGACCGTGCTCGTGCTCGTGCTCGTGACGCACGACGGCGGTAACTGCCACCGGAGTTTCCTGCTGGAAATGATGTTACAATTGTCAGGACcatgtttgaatttaaatatatgttgtCAATTTGGCAGAAAACCTAatcaaagtgtaaaataaaacaaaatgaacaggCACTCTGACAAGTATTTAATGTCTACGTACGTTTTGAGTCTTACCTTGACTTACCTGTTCTTCCAGCCCCTGGCACCATGTCTGTGAGTGAGACTGAAGCAAGGCCCCCTCAAAGGAATAGTTCTGAGACTTTGGAGCTGGAGCTCACCTGCCCCATCTGCTTGCAGCTCTTCTCTGAGCCCGTTTCTCTTCCCTGTGGTCATATCTACTGCTTTGCCTGCCTTCAGCTCATGGGAGAAGGCCTTGACCAACACTGCTGCCCGGAATGCCAAGCGGCATATCAGGGAACCACAGCCCTTGTGAAGAGCTTCAAAATGTGCAGCATTGTGGAGACCTACAAAGCCAATGCTGGGAAAAGCAGTTTGACTGCACACCCCTCTGACGTGACCTCACAGACTGGGTCTGGATCTGCAGAGCACCCCCTTTCTTTGGATCGAGAACCAAGCAGTGGCAAAGGCAAAATGGAAATGGACGAACCTAAATTCAAACTGGCAACTCAGGTCACAGAGTTGAACCTGAAGTTGGAGATGGCGGAGGGTGTTCtggggaaagagaaggagtgGGCATTAGAGGTGACCACTGCCAACGCCCAGCTGAGGGATAAAACATCCAAGCTGTTAGAGCAGATAAAGGATTTGTCTCAACGCTACATTGCACAGGTGACGCAGATGATCGAAGAAGAGCTGGGCCCCGCTGAGGCCACGGTTGTCGATCGCGTCTGTCGAGCCTCTGAACTCACCAAGCAGCTGAGGCAGGCTATGCTCAAAGCTGAGTCCCTGTTGACTGAAAATGACGAGAGTGCCTTAAGTGATGAGCTCCAAAGCCTGCAACGCCACATTGCAGAGTTAATGGCAAAACAAGTGGGAGAGGATGAAGACCGTGCTGAATCAAGAGCCAACCCTGCACGAGCCTGTCCCAAGCTGGAAAACATGAATTCCGAGCTGCGCGCAAGACTTGGAGACATTCAGCGCTCCCTTCGGAACACCCTAAACCCTTCAGAGGTGACCTTTGACCGGGAAACAGCCCACCCCAACCTCGTTCTCTCAGAGGACTTGAAGACGGTCACTTTCAGCGCCACAAAACAGCCCTACCCATCCTCTCCTCAGAGGTTCACCAGCTTCTTCCAGGTCCTCAGCACTCAGAGCTTCTCTGAAGGAGATCATAGCTGGGAGGTGGCGCTCGAAGGCTCCCCGTGGATCATCGGTGTGTGCTACAGTGGGAAGCTCGAACGCGGCGGGCTGCCCTCCGCTCTGGAGAGCAGCCGGAGCTCTTGGTGCCTGATGTGGTTCAACAACCTGCTGACGGCCTTTGAGCAGGGGCGCGGTGTGCCGCTGAAGAGGACCACGGTGTCGTGCAGGCTGGAGATCAAGCTGAGCTTCAAGACCCACCGGCTGAGCTTCTACAACATCAGCGACATCAGCGGGAAGACTCATGTGTATACATGTAATGTTAACCTGACTGAGCCAGTGCACCTTGGGTACAGGATGATGTCGGGGGACCCAAAAGGACGAGTCACTGTTTATTCATaatcatttgtacatttttattaccTTCTTCATTTACTGCTAAGCAAATGTGCTGCATAGAAGAACAGAGTAATACTATCCAAAACGCCAAAGCAGAGACTTGATTTGTGTAATGATGAAGGAAGTCGTTGGGTGTGTCTTGATAGAAGACACAGCCTCTTTCGTCATTCCTAAGAAGActtgtttaaaaataatttatggttattactactttggctgctgtgtgtgataATGAAATACATTGCTTAAAATGATCTGTCCAGACAATGTCATTATAAGGTGTAAAGGTTCAAACAAAGCAAAAGgcattttaggctgtttttctAACTCTGTCAGACCAATAAAGTCCTTACAAAATCCCTTGAATTCCAGGCTTCATACTACATTGACACGATATTCATATTACACCTTTGGACCATGTGATTCTGCATAAAAggcatttttacatttctcactGTAGCACCGCCACAGCTTGCTTCTTCTCAAAATTCCTATAACTTAAACAACGCATACGTCACAGTGTATTGCACACTGGACTAAACAGTACATTATTCAAAATAGGTTTACATAATACAGGTATATGTGACTACTATAGCTaagaagaaacaatagagcATGTTATGCTGCACTGTCAAAAAACATGAGCAAGAAAGAAGGCATCTAGTAGATATTCTACAGAAGAACACAGATGAGTGTTATCAGTTCATATTTCAGTATGTTAGACAAATAAAGGTCATTGAGAAGATAcacgtttttgtttgtttgttttgtttgtttattataactttgtttgttgtctttggtTGGTCTTAGTGATATAGTAAATAATAGCGATGCTGAGCCACTCCATACCacttggtggcggtaatgcgccaatttgttgttaaaaaacaagaagaagaagaagaagaagaagaagaagaagaagaagaagaagaagaagaatcctcTCGCGAGACTTGCTCGGCACTTGCGAGTGTCAGCTGATCACACGGGAGGAATTAGTGAACGAAACTGTCCCGTACAGCCATGTTCCACATCAGCGAGCGATTTGTTGAGCAATTACAGTGTGTGAGAGGGGTTTCAGCCATGTGCTGAACTCAcattgcctttttaaaaacattttccagccGAGTCGCCGCCTCGGATGCGAGTCTCCCGAGTCGGTAAGACGTCGCGTCTCCTCGCCGCTGCCGTCGCGTTTGTTTTGATGCCAATGTTCAGGGCAGCGGTGCCCGCTGTTGACAAGCACGTTGACCGTCAGCGTCGACGTTACTGTCGCGGTCGCCTGTAAGAGAAACACAAGGACGTCGCTTTAGTTCGACGGCAAGTAGCAGCGTTAGCCCCCATGTGTAGCTGCCCGCAGTGTTCCCGTGAACCAGGTGGAGCGGCCGTGTGTTGAAGTCCACGTGATCATATTGTGGAGGTGTCAAGTGAATGTTAGTGGGATTAGATCAGTTTCACCGTTTGAAACTCTTACGTCAACACATGGCAGCCGAACAAGTTACATAATGTTTGTTCGAAAGTGGAGAGAGCGGGGACAGGACCTGCCCTGGTACCTTCACCTGGCGTCTGAGAGACAGATCTATCTAGATCTGTATACGAGTCTGCTTCAAAAAAGATTGAACGTCAATTCTCAAACCTCCCCTGAATGTGGAAACATTTGATTGGTTGaaaagtgagaagtagaatctTCCTCAGCTGATCGATTCCGGTTGCTGTCTGACATGATCCTCATTTCCCCCCTCAGTCTCTGACACCATGCTAGCCACAGTGACGGCTGTGGTTAGGTTTACTCAATACAATGGCAGTGTTGCGCCCACGTCGTGGGAGAACACATCGGCATCCCCCACTTGGAAACCGGATCCCGAAGCCAACATCACCAGGCCTCACAAGTGTCTGCAAGTTCTGTATGAGGACATTGGGAGCTCGAGGTAATCAGTGGCACCACGTCGAATGAAATCCATGGAACATGCCATGTTTATGAACTCATTTGTGACAGTGATTGAAATGTAAACTTAATGACAGACAAAGCAAAGTTTGAACAAAGGTGTCTGCCTCCTCAcgtccatctctctgtctcagggTGCGTTTCTGGGACATATTACTGCTCGTGCCTAACGTGGCCTTCCTTGTGTTCCTGATGTGGAAGCTGCCCTCCGCCAGGGCAAAGATTCGACTCACCTCCAGCCCCATCTTCGTCACCTTTTACCTGCTGGTAGGACCCGAGCTATTGAAACACCAATGTACAGTATTGAAAGAGGAAGCTTGAAATTGGGCTGCACGGCAGTGCTCGTGTTTGTCCATGTCTTTGGAAAAAaccctttttgaaaatgttgaaatgtttcactttagcctaacaacaaagacaaacaagatgACTTACTGATGAGGTTCTTTCTCGTTTACTGCTCTGCTCTATAGTCTGTTCCTTCTGAGTGGTAGGTGCTTACACTTTCGTTTCCAAAAGCTACTGCATCTGTCTCCTTGGGTTTCCTTTCCAGTGATGGTAATCTAACagcaaagagaaggagatgtttcagtttttcagaGCCTGGCAAGGCAATGGACGAACACTGCTCATTGTTCGTCACCGGTGTTAACATTGCGTTGCTCACAACAGTTATACACAACCTGTAATTCTACTCCTGGACATGTCTAACATGTTGTGTCCTGTGATTCTCAGGTGTTTGTTGTAGCAGCAGTTGGAATCACCCGGGCCATAGTGTCCATGACTGTCAGTGCGTCCAGTGCTGCCACCATCATAGACAAAGTAAGGACGTACTTAAATAATACTTTTCAAACCAAACGGGTTGAaggtttgtgtgaatgtgtaaattAAAGCCACAATCTCTGTCCCCACCACTGCCACATTTCAAAAGTCAGTATTGGTACCTGCTGTCTCTTCTTAACAAATCTGTTaaaaggtgtttttgtttttttcaaatgaacctTTAAAACAGACCTGACTGCTTACTTACaatctggaaaaaacaaacaaaagatgagGTCAAACCTTTtgattatactgtacatgtaagtATTCATGATATGtgtataattaaaaataaaaatccctttATTGCGGTTGTTTATAGAGATAAGAACATTGGAATGATAAAGTTATAAGTTTACACATTTGCCTTTTATTTCCCAAATTTCCTAATTGGTTGTTaactcttgttgttgttggtccGAGTCAAATTTCTATTCAGATTTAGTGATCCACCAATCTGTTGACAAATCACTTTGCAAACCTTTTGCGTCATAGACTTCAtttatacatgttttatttcaatgtgcTGTTGACTTTCTGTTTCTGGAAACATCATCCAAACTGTACTCATCACAAGACGGCGTCCATGTTTACTGTAACTACAGGAAGATGTAATCTGGGGAAAATGGGTTTTATGTACTTGACTGGGTTTCCAATCAAGTGCTTTCTTTactgttcatgttgtgtgtgacGGATTGCAGCATAAATTCCTCCTTCCCCCTAGCTGAAGGAGCAGTCACCACATTCTGTCACAGATGTCTCTGTCATGGAGCAGCCAGAGTTCGTGACGTGAACTGCAGCCAGGCTCGGCAGGGTTTTTCCTGTTTAAAACTAAAAGCATGGCTGACATTCCTCTCATACCAGACAGGTTCCTTCCTCTAATGTTCACAGCGATTGACCCGATATTCCCGAAGCACACTGTCATGGCTGCACTGCTGAAAGAAATAAACCATACAGTAACTTAAGTGTAAACATGTGATTTAATAATCTTCAGTTGAAGCTCTTCTCTAAAGTTATGCATATGTTCTGGATCATGTGTTATAACACAACGTGTCTTCTTTGGCGCAGTGGACTCTCATGATGTTTGTTGTCTCTTTAGGTGCTGTGGGAAATCACCCGATTCTTCTTGTTGGCGATTGAGCTCAGTGTTGTCATCTTGGGACTGGCTTTCGGTTAGTTTGCTGAGTCGGTTTCAGTTCTAAGTCACACATTAACCTCTGTGGTGTTTCTGTCTCCTGTTTTCAGTCAATTCtctttctgatttttttgtctgtttttattcttcaggTCACCTGGAGAGCAAGTCCAGCATAAAGCGTGTGCTGGCCATCACTGCTGTGCTGGCTCTGGGGTACTCCATAACACAGGTAACGGCAGACGATGAGGTTAAATAAAGGGTCAAATATATAACGGGTATATTATGATAACATTGCAGAGGAGAATTTGTTGTCAGTATGCAAATTCATGCAGttaatggaaataatcatttgttttaGGGCACACTAGAGATCCTTTATCCAGACAGTCACCTCTCTGCTGAGGACTTCAACATCTACGGCCACGGAGGACGGCACTTCTGGTTGGCCAGTtccagcttcttcttcctgGTCAGTCACTCACACTCAGTAAATCTGCAGCAGTAGCAAAATGAGCAAAATGGTAAAACTCCAGACTGCTTATCTTTGACTAacaatgtaatgtgttttttttttgttttttttctttaggtgTACTCTTTGATTGTGATCTTGCCTAAAACTCCAGTGAGGGAGAGGATATCTCTGCCATGTAAGTTACACATTTCATTGCAGAAAAGAACAAAGTACAGTTTATAAGTTCAAAGATAAGCATTATATTTCATGGTACTGTGAGGAATGGTAACTTAATAAACCGTAAATTAACCATAAATATTTAGACAGTTTTTTGGTTCTTGAGGCTCTTTGCCTCAGTACTTtaaatttttaataaaaataatagataCTATGTTGAATTGGCAAGTCTCAGCTTTGATGTG is a window from the Scophthalmus maximus strain ysfricsl-2021 chromosome 6, ASM2237912v1, whole genome shotgun sequence genome containing:
- the trim107 gene encoding E3 ubiquitin-protein ligase TRIM21 — its product is MDEVRLRRGAEVALMSASVRFIDSQSEQEESKPDSPAATAPGTMSVSETEARPPQRNSSETLELELTCPICLQLFSEPVSLPCGHIYCFACLQLMGEGLDQHCCPECQAAYQGTTALVKSFKMCSIVETYKANAGKSSLTAHPSDVTSQTGSGSAEHPLSLDREPSSGKGKMEMDEPKFKLATQVTELNLKLEMAEGVLGKEKEWALEVTTANAQLRDKTSKLLEQIKDLSQRYIAQVTQMIEEELGPAEATVVDRVCRASELTKQLRQAMLKAESLLTENDESALSDELQSLQRHIAELMAKQVGEDEDRAESRANPARACPKLENMNSELRARLGDIQRSLRNTLNPSEVTFDRETAHPNLVLSEDLKTVTFSATKQPYPSSPQRFTSFFQVLSTQSFSEGDHSWEVALEGSPWIIGVCYSGKLERGGLPSALESSRSSWCLMWFNNLLTAFEQGRGVPLKRTTVSCRLEIKLSFKTHRLSFYNISDISGKTHVYTCNVNLTEPVHLGYRMMSGDPKGRVTVYS
- the tpra1 gene encoding transmembrane protein adipocyte-associated 1 homolog, which produces MRVSRVVSDTMLATVTAVVRFTQYNGSVAPTSWENTSASPTWKPDPEANITRPHKCLQVLYEDIGSSRVRFWDILLLVPNVAFLVFLMWKLPSARAKIRLTSSPIFVTFYLLVFVVAAVGITRAIVSMTVSASSAATIIDKVLWEITRFFLLAIELSVVILGLAFGHLESKSSIKRVLAITAVLALGYSITQGTLEILYPDSHLSAEDFNIYGHGGRHFWLASSSFFFLVYSLIVILPKTPVRERISLPSKRSFYVYAAILALLNLVQGLGSALLCAGIIEGLCCVDVTTFLYFSTFAPLIYVTFLKGFFGSEPKILFSYKSQVDEPDESDVHLPPTVATTLGRKELTDQGLFYSSTQIDGSGPSSSRMVGAYLDDVASGPYGSSSINSIEADRWRPINA